Below is a genomic region from Mucilaginibacter auburnensis.
TTGTTTGCAGGGTAAAGGCACTGTGCGGCAGAGAAGCCTTGCTACCGACTTGATCTTTTGTTACTTTTCTATCAAGAGAAAAGTAAGATAACGTTGTTGCAAGGGCGGACTATTTGTCGCTTCATTACCGCTCATAGCCGCGGCGGCCTAGTCACTTTTTCCTTGATGAAAAAGTAACCAAAAAATCAAGCCGAAAAAATCCTTCCCCGCACAAGTCCTTTACGCATGGCCCGGTTTTTCGGCAGGCCTTACCCACTTTTGGAGTTGCACATTTCCGTTTTCAATGGTGTTCCGGTACCCTACCCTGTCAGCGGACCAGAGATTGCCACGCTATCGCTCGCAATGACAATGATCAAATCTTGTTACACAAAAAAGTTCAACCACCCCATTTTTCAATAACTTAAATATCAGCAACTTAATCAATATATCAACTCAAAAACCCTGACGTAAAAGTTGTTGCACATTGTTACAGACAGATTTATTAAATCACTAAAAAACAACGACTTAACACCTAAACCTGTTACAGGCGTTTCAGCTATTACATCTATTTCTGTGTAACAAAACACGGCTCAACCATCCTCAACAAAAATTACATCTCCCCGACTTTTCTGCCTCTCCCAACTTGCAGAATATCTAACACATTTTTGTTACATTTGATTTCCATTAACTGTATATTATGCTCAAAGGCTTTTTCAATGTGCCCACACCGCACAACGAGGAGGTATTGAACTATGCTGCCGGCAGCAGGGAACGCGCTTTACTACAATCGGCGCTTACCGAGGCTCGCTCGACGCTGATCGATATCCCTATGTATATTGGCGATCAACAAGTACGCACAGGTACTAAATTAGAGATTCGCCCTCCACACGACCATCAACACGTTTTAGCAACTTTTTCTGAAGGCGATGCCTCAACAGTTACCGCTGCCATTGATACCGCTTTAGCTGCCAAGGCCGACTGGGAACGCCTACCATGGGAGCATCGCGCAGCCATCTTCCTGAAAGCCGCCGAATTGCTGGCCGGTCCGTACCGCATGAAAATAAACGCTGCCACCATGCTGGGGCAGTCAAAAAACGCTTACCAGGCCGAGATAGACTCTGCTTGTGAGATCATAGACTTTTTGCGCTTCAACGTGCATTACATGACGGAGATCTACCAGCAGCAACCGCCAATATCCCCAAAAGGCATCTGGAACCGCGTGGAACAGCGTCCGTTAGAGGGCTTTGTTTTCGCGCTTACGCCATTCAACTTTACGGCTATTGCGGGTAACCTGCCAACATCAGCCGCCATGATGGGAAACGTAGTGGTTTGGAAACCGGCTTACACGCAGATCTATGCCGCTAACGTACTGATGCAGGTGTTTCTGGAAGCAGGCTTGCCGCCGGGTGTTATTAACCTCATTTATGTAGATGGCCCCGTAGCCGGTGATGTAATATTCAGTCACCCGGAATTTGCAGGTATACACTTTACGGGATCTACCCCTGTGTTTCAAACCATCTGGCAAACCATTGGTAACAACATCCACAAATACAAAAGCTACCCGCGCATAGTAGGCGAAACCGGTGGTAAAGACTTTGTACTGGCCCACGCCAGCGCCAATGCCGAAGTAGTGAGTACTGCTTTGGTTCGTGGCGCGTTTGAGTACCAGGGACAAAAATGTTCTGCTGCATCGCGGGCTTATATCCCTGCGTCGCTTTGGCCACAGGTTAAAGAATTGATGCAGCGCGATCTGGCTACCATCAAAATGGGTCCGGTGGAAGACTTTGGCAATTTTGTGAATGCCGTTATCACCGAAGCTTCATTTGACAAACTGGCAAAATACATTGACAATGCCAAAGCCGACAGCGGTGTAGAAATAGTAGCAGGTGGCGGTTACGACAAAACCAAGGGCTGGTTTATTGAGCCAACCGTGTTAAAAGTAACCGACCCATATTACGTAACCATGTGTACCGAACTATTCGGGCCGGTACTAACAGTTTACGTTTACGAAGACGACAAATTTGACGAGACATTAGAGGTGGTAGACAAAACCTCTGTTTATGCACTAACCGGAAGTATTATTTCGCAAGACAGGTATGCTATTGATAAGGCTACCTACGCGTTACGCAATGCGGCCGGCAACTTTTACATAAACGACAAACCAACCGGGGCAGTTGTTGGGCAGCAGCCGTTCGG
It encodes:
- the pruA gene encoding L-glutamate gamma-semialdehyde dehydrogenase encodes the protein MLKGFFNVPTPHNEEVLNYAAGSRERALLQSALTEARSTLIDIPMYIGDQQVRTGTKLEIRPPHDHQHVLATFSEGDASTVTAAIDTALAAKADWERLPWEHRAAIFLKAAELLAGPYRMKINAATMLGQSKNAYQAEIDSACEIIDFLRFNVHYMTEIYQQQPPISPKGIWNRVEQRPLEGFVFALTPFNFTAIAGNLPTSAAMMGNVVVWKPAYTQIYAANVLMQVFLEAGLPPGVINLIYVDGPVAGDVIFSHPEFAGIHFTGSTPVFQTIWQTIGNNIHKYKSYPRIVGETGGKDFVLAHASANAEVVSTALVRGAFEYQGQKCSAASRAYIPASLWPQVKELMQRDLATIKMGPVEDFGNFVNAVITEASFDKLAKYIDNAKADSGVEIVAGGGYDKTKGWFIEPTVLKVTDPYYVTMCTELFGPVLTVYVYEDDKFDETLEVVDKTSVYALTGSIISQDRYAIDKATYALRNAAGNFYINDKPTGAVVGQQPFGGARGSGTNDKAGSMINLLRWVSPRTIKETFDPPKDYRYPFLG